A region from the Nostoc sp. HK-01 genome encodes:
- a CDS encoding multi-sensor hybrid histidine kinase, which produces MCFQQKSVRRSNKTKLPLDLGAGLRNQSINFSLNVFGDRTLTLKWHLVLLVAGTLLPVVFFAVAVVYKLSLNERAASERRLVLAARNLTQDVEREVSSTTRTLQALAASDRLDNNELKAFYNEAKRTVQTQPTWFNVILLTPDGRQLVNTSYPFGASLPLVNEPESLRRVVKTHQPTVGYLVLGGVKRKLAFPIRVPVIRDGKLRYVLNAVITPQALASVIKTQTPVDGEWTRTVVDGRGMVVARTRSPGRFVGKPSTPSFLKRITATTEGVYRDTTLEGAPVYLAFKRASFFDWTTAVVVPIEMIENPPRRAMWLVIGSGLVLLVVSGVGAFMLSHRISQGIAEAADAAEALAQGEYPCISPSSIQEVALLGKALEMSADLLAQRQRERDEHLTQVEAARTLAETANRLKDEFLITVSHELRTPLNAICGWAQLLITGRLNPEKTQQAIAIIERNAKIQAQLVNDLLDTSRIIIGKLRLEPQPLNLATVIVCAIDSVRHAAEVKNIDLQLQLAQVDLVLGDPNRLQQVVWNLLSNAVKFTPQGGRIEVQLQQANSQVQIIVRDTGVGIKTEFLPHVFERFRQADGSTTREFGGLGLGLAIARHLVEMHGGTVQADSEGQGKGATFTIQLPVMVSQENISTAPIKPVEPKNLHRLEGVRVLVVDDETDARDIISAVLIQQGAEVRTCGSAAEALKEVLAWKPTVILSDIGMPQEDGYNFMQKVRQWEREVGVHIPAVAVTAFTREEDRLKAIAAGYQTHIPKPIEPTHLATVVASLIADIKV; this is translated from the coding sequence GTGTGCTTTCAGCAAAAGAGCGTGAGAAGATCAAATAAAACCAAACTCCCCCTCGATTTGGGAGCCGGCTTGCGTAATCAAAGTATAAATTTCAGCTTGAATGTTTTCGGCGATCGCACACTGACCCTAAAATGGCATCTGGTGTTACTGGTGGCAGGGACATTACTTCCTGTTGTCTTTTTTGCTGTTGCTGTTGTCTACAAACTCTCTCTCAATGAGCGTGCAGCATCAGAACGCCGTTTGGTTTTAGCAGCACGTAACCTTACTCAAGATGTAGAGCGCGAAGTTTCCAGTACCACCAGGACACTCCAAGCACTGGCAGCCTCTGACCGACTCGACAACAATGAATTAAAAGCATTTTATAACGAAGCAAAGCGCACAGTCCAGACGCAGCCAACTTGGTTCAATGTGATCCTCCTCACCCCAGACGGACGACAACTGGTGAACACCTCTTATCCTTTTGGTGCGTCACTACCTTTGGTAAATGAACCGGAAAGTCTGCGCCGTGTTGTTAAAACACACCAACCCACTGTGGGTTATCTTGTCCTTGGAGGTGTGAAGCGGAAATTGGCGTTCCCCATTCGTGTTCCCGTCATCCGCGATGGCAAGCTCAGGTATGTACTTAATGCCGTGATTACCCCGCAAGCACTCGCCAGTGTCATCAAAACCCAGACACCTGTTGATGGAGAATGGACACGTACTGTTGTTGACGGTCGCGGTATGGTTGTAGCCAGGACTCGCAGCCCTGGGCGCTTTGTAGGAAAGCCTAGTACACCATCTTTTCTAAAGCGAATCACCGCCACAACCGAGGGAGTTTACCGCGATACAACCTTAGAAGGAGCGCCAGTTTACCTTGCCTTCAAGCGAGCCAGCTTCTTTGATTGGACAACCGCTGTTGTTGTGCCGATTGAGATGATTGAAAATCCGCCTCGCCGTGCTATGTGGCTTGTTATTGGCTCTGGCTTGGTGTTACTGGTGGTAAGTGGTGTAGGTGCCTTTATGCTCTCACACCGAATTTCCCAAGGCATCGCGGAAGCTGCTGATGCCGCAGAAGCCTTGGCTCAAGGTGAATATCCCTGCATCAGTCCCTCAAGCATTCAGGAAGTAGCTTTGTTAGGCAAAGCTTTAGAAATGTCTGCTGACCTGCTGGCGCAGCGTCAGCGTGAGCGAGACGAACACTTAACGCAAGTCGAAGCAGCGCGGACTTTAGCAGAGACCGCTAATCGTCTCAAAGATGAGTTTTTAATTACTGTCTCCCATGAACTGAGAACCCCTCTTAACGCCATTTGCGGCTGGGCGCAGTTGCTCATTACCGGGAGACTTAACCCAGAAAAAACCCAACAGGCGATCGCCATTATCGAACGCAATGCCAAAATCCAGGCACAATTGGTAAATGACCTCCTCGATACATCGCGGATTATTATTGGCAAACTCCGCCTCGAACCACAGCCGCTAAATTTAGCTACTGTGATTGTCTGTGCGATCGATTCGGTGCGTCACGCCGCTGAAGTTAAAAACATCGATTTACAGTTACAACTTGCCCAGGTTGATCTGGTATTAGGCGACCCAAATCGGCTGCAACAGGTTGTCTGGAACCTCCTCTCAAACGCTGTCAAATTCACACCCCAAGGTGGGCGTATTGAAGTGCAACTTCAGCAGGCTAACTCCCAGGTGCAAATTATCGTACGCGATACTGGTGTGGGCATCAAGACAGAATTTTTGCCACACGTTTTTGAACGCTTCCGTCAAGCTGATGGCTCAACTACAAGAGAGTTTGGCGGTTTGGGGCTAGGTTTAGCGATCGCCCGTCATTTAGTGGAAATGCACGGCGGGACAGTACAAGCTGATAGTGAAGGTCAAGGTAAGGGTGCAACTTTCACAATTCAACTGCCGGTGATGGTTAGTCAAGAGAACATCAGCACCGCACCAATAAAACCTGTAGAGCCGAAAAACTTACACAGGCTGGAGGGTGTGCGCGTGCTGGTAGTTGATGACGAAACCGACGCTAGAGATATTATTTCCGCAGTACTTATACAGCAGGGAGCAGAAGTACGCACCTGTGGTTCAGCCGCCGAGGCATTAAAAGAAGTGTTGGCGTGGAAACCCACGGTAATTCTTTCTGATATTGGTATGCCCCAAGAAGACGGCTATAATTTTATGCAAAAAGTTAGGCAGTGGGAAAGGGAAGTAGGTGTTCATATTCCGGCTGTAGCGGTTACAGCCTTTACACGAGAAGAAGATCGGCTCAAAGCGATCGCCGCAGGTTATCAAACACATATACCCAAACCCATCGAACCAACCCACTTAGCTACTGTGGTGGCCAGCCTAATAGCAGATATAAAGGTATAA